A window of the Hevea brasiliensis isolate MT/VB/25A 57/8 chromosome 6, ASM3005281v1, whole genome shotgun sequence genome harbors these coding sequences:
- the LOC110664189 gene encoding uncharacterized protein LOC110664189 codes for MVEKLGLPTLKHPKPYGLQMLNNYAKVKVTKQVVVPFSIGKYKDELYYDVIPMQATHLLLGRPWLFDMDATHEGQSNTISFIKDGRKVKLLRLTPSQVHQDQINIQKSISGAKKSASENKGVAEPSGEKRRGENEGKNERKESKKEGPCLVQKESKERKVSLYARGREVRESLFLGKPMFLFMYSESCLTLTDLDPSLSNAAVSLLQEYEDVFLDEIPPGLPPIRGIEHQIDFIPRATIPNRPAYRSNPEETKEL; via the coding sequence ATGGTGGAGAAATTGGGGCTGCCCACACTTAAGCACCCCAAGCCATATGGGTTGCAAATGCTAAACAATTATGCAAAGGTGAAAGTCACTAAGCAAGTGGTGGTACCATTCTCCATAGGGAAGTACAAAGATGAGTTATATTATGATGTTATCCCCATGCAAGCCACTCACTTGTTGCTTGGGAGGCCGTGGCTGTTTGATATGGATGCTACACATGAAGGCCAAAGCAACACCATCTCATTTATCAAGGATGGCAGAAAGGTCAAGCTACTCCGATTGACCCCATCTCAAGTCCATCAAGACCAAATCAACATCCAAAAGTCCATTAGTGGAGCAAAGAAAAGTGCGAGTGAAAATAAAGGAGTGGCTGAACCTAGTGGAGAGAAAAGGAGAGGAGAGAATGAAGGGAAAAATGAGAGGAAAGAGTCCAAGAAGGAGGGACCATGTTTGGTGCAAAAGGAGAGCAAGGAGAGAAAAGTGAGTTTGTATGCAAGGGGGAGGGAAGTGAGAGAGAGTTTGTTTTTAGGGAAACCCATGTTTTTATTTATGTATTCTGAGTCATGCTTGACTCTTACTGACCTTGACCCTTCTCTTTCTAATGCTGCTGTGTCTCTTTTACAGGAATATGAAGATGTATTCCTTGATGAGATACCTCCTGGACTTCCACCAATTAGGGGGATTGAGCATCAGATTGACTTCATTCCTAGAGCTACAATTCCCAATCGCCCTGCTTATAGGAGTAATCCAGAAGAGACCAAGGAATTGTAG